One genomic segment of Desmodus rotundus isolate HL8 chromosome 5, HLdesRot8A.1, whole genome shotgun sequence includes these proteins:
- the B3GAT3 gene encoding galactosylgalactosylxylosylprotein 3-beta-glucuronosyltransferase 3 yields MKLKLKNVFLAYFLVSIAGLLYALVQLGQPCDCLPPLRAAAEQLRQKDLRISQLQADLHRPVPAPAQPPEPEALPTIYVVTPTYARLVQKAELVRLSQTLSLVPRLHWLLVEDAEGPTPLVSGLLAASGLLFTHLAVLTPKAQRLREGEPGWVRPRGVEQRNRALDWLRSGRGAVGGEKDPPPPGTRGVVYFADDDNTYSRELFEEMRWTRGVSVWPVGLVGGLRFEGPRVQDGRVVGFHTAWEPTRPFPVDMAGFAVALPLLLAKPNAQFDATAPRGHLESSLLSHLVDPKDLEPRAANCTRVLVWHTRTEKPKMKQEEQLQRQGRGSDPAVEV; encoded by the exons ATGAAGCTGAAGCTGAAGAACGTGTTTCTCGCCTACTTCCTGGTGTCGATCGCCGGCCTCCTCTACGCGCTGGTGCAGCTCG GCCAGCCATGTGACTGCCTCCCTCCCTTGCGGGCAGCAGCAGAGCAGCTTCGGCAGAAGGATCTGAGGATTTCCCAGCTGCAAGCTGACCTCCATCGGccagtccctgcccctgcccagccccctgagCCTGAGGCCCTGCCTACTATCTATGTTGTTACCCCCACCTATGCCAG gCTGGTGCAGAAGGCAGAGCTGGTGCGGCTGTCCCAGACTCTGAGTCTGGTGCCCCGGCTGCATTGGCTGCTGGTGGAGGATGCTGAGGGCCCTACCCCATTGGTCTCGGGGCTGCTGGCTGCCTCTGGCCTCCTCTTCACACACCTGGCGGTCCTTACTCCCAAGGCCCAGCGGCTCCGGGAGGGCGAGCCAGGCTGGGTTCGTCCCCGTGGTGTAGAGCAACGGAACAGGGCTCTGGACTGGCTCCGGAGTGGAAGGGGCGCTGTAGGGGGCGAGAAGGACCCACCTCCCCCAGGGACCCGGGGAGTTGTATACTTTGCTGATGATGACAATACCTACAGCCGGGAACTCTTTGAGGAG ATGCGCTGGACCCGTGGTGTCTCAGTGTGGCCTGTGGGGCTGGTGGGCGGCCTGCGATTCGAGGGCCCTCGGGTACAGGATGGCCGGGTCGTAGGCTTCCACACGGCATGGGAGCCCACCCGGCCCTTCCCGGTGGATATGGCGGGATTTGCGGTTGCCCTGCCCTTGCTATTGGCTAAGCCCAATGCCCAGTTTGATGCAACGGCTCCCCGGGGCCATCTGGAGAGCAGTCTCCTGAGCCACCTCGTGGATCCCAAGGACCTAGAGCCACGGGCGGCCAACTGCACTCGG GTTCTGGTGTGGCATACTCGGACAGAGAAGCCCAAGATGAAGCAGGAGGAGCAGCTGCAGCGGCAGGGACGAGGCTCAGACCCAGCCGTGGAGGTGTGA